AGAAAAGCCGAGGAGAGGGAAGAAAGAGGTCGGTAGACTATGGAGGAGGCGGAGAAGAAACGGCCGATTATCTCTGCTAGAGAAAGAGGTCAGTTTGAGAAATGTGTATGCCTGCATGTGTggttatgtatgtatgtgtgtgtgtgtgtgcatccacATGGACTGTATTATAGCTGAATTATACAGTCGTTGCTCCATACTTGTTTGAGATTTCTACTTTGTTTAGAATCCATTCCCCAAAAAGCAGAGGAAGTAGGTTAAAATGCATAACCATAGAAAATAAGTCAAAGAGCTCCATATGGAAATCATCAGAGACGATGCAGCCGGAGCCAAAGAGCGGTGGGTGTGCTATACTGCTGCTTGGAGCTCAATCTGTTGCATCATTTTCACCACCATCCTCCTCCACCTACTCATTGTCAGGCCCAGGCCCTGGACGCTACAGCCTGCCCCCTACAGTTGGATACGTCAACCATGACTTCACCAAGCCCAGAAGTGCAGCATATACCTTCCACAGTCGTATGAGCAGTGCCAGTAAGTTGTCAGTTATTTATGTATGTTCTGTTAAACTTGCCCTCAGTGGACCAATCATGACTAAGGAGTGCTACAAAGAAGTACTTAATGCTAAGCTGGAGCAGTTAAAGTAAAGGAATAGCACTTTCATGGTTTTTGGCCTTGTTTGCAGTGGTCTCTGTGGACTCCAGCCCAGGACCGAGGTACCACGTTGGATCAAAGGTCACGCGCTTTGGCTGCATGGAAACGCCATCTTACTCCATTTTGGGCAGAGGAGGGAGCACAGGAAGtaaaggtaaaaagaaaagaaaaaaacattcaaccTGTGTGATTGACGTCAGATATTTGGACAAGCATtagtcatccatccatttatcagtccatccacccattcatcCATCTTCACCCTAAAATAAAGGAGTAATTTCAAACTACTTTCCTTTTATGTTAGGTGACCTATTCCAGACTCCCGGGCCCGGGGCCTACAGTCCAGAGAAGGCTCCACCCCTCAATGGCCACCGCAGACCTCCATCACACGTTATTGGAGCTCGAACCAGATACCGCTCTGTGGATGCTGTACCAGCACCTAACAGGTAAAGGCGAGGAGGAGAGGTAGATTGAAGGTCAATGAAAGTGGTGTGACATCACCTGTTGGTTTGTGGATCCCTTTCCTGAAGCCTTCCAGTATCCATAAACGCAGTTCAAGTTAGCATTTAGTATCAATCTAGGacttaattcatttaaaattgtgCATAGATTTCTTGAGCATTCTTTAAGTATGCAGTATTAAAACTTGCAGCCACTGTTACTAGGCTCTGACtatatttatttctgctctaaAGTCCGACAGTACAACATGGAAGATTGACTCTATTATGGAGTAAGGGTTAAGTAGCTATTTGAGGAACCTCAACTTTTTAACTTCTGCTTTGAAATTCATTCCCAGCCTCAGAGGTTGTTGCTTAATAGCGTCTGATTGAGCTCCTTTGTTTCCTAAACTTAGAGGGGATAGCCGGCTATATCCACCCCAGCCATTTCCTACTAAGTCCACAGTCTTTGATAAATAtggtttcctttgttttttagGAAAGAAGAATGGGCTTGGGAGTAGGTGCCCAAGACAGCATGAGGAATTTGGAAATCAAACAGAGAATAACACCAGATTCACCATCTTACATCACACTCAGTGCTCCTGTTAACCTTTATATTGTTTTCATCAATCTTCCAGTTACAGTCTTCCTAATCTTCTGGGACATCATATTCCTCACAAACCCTCCAGTGCCAGCTACAGTTTCTCAGCCCGGAGGAAGGTCGGCGCTCCCTCTGAAGATCTCGCCACAACTCCCGGACCAGGAAAGTACAACAGCACCAACCCGGACATTTACCGTCAGCGCCATCCGTCCTTCACCATGCAGGGGAGGACTAAAAGGCCCGATTATTCTTCTGCTATTCCTGGCCCTGGCGCCTACAGCCCGGAGAGATTTCATTTGCACCTTCCAAGACCACCATCCTTCCCTCTGGGCATCAGACACTCTGAGTTTGTCACCCCACTTGTGGTAAATGTAACTGACTGACAATGAGCATTTGCTTCAGACaccttatttttattctttttgacTTGACAAACCAACACTGttacaaaataacaataataaaaaaaatactgactgaaatataaaatactTAAACTGTGCACATGTTATCCATTTACAATActctttaataaataaaacaaaatataaatagtttGTGTTTGCATTGGTCGTGCAGTTAAAAtaccagaaaatgaaattgtttaCTTCAGTGCAAGCTTAACAGGAAATGggtaaacaaaaaaaggaagtcAGTGGAACTTCCTACAGTCTTTTTCTTGGTATTGTGATCTTGACGGGTATACTCCAGTCGCTGCATTTGCCCAGACCAAGTAGCTCCCTAGCACACACTTGGAACAAGTATGGCCTCCCTGCGGGCAGGCCCTTCAGTTCAACCTTGGTGTTCTCATAAGGACCCAGCTAGAGGAGAAAATATAGGATACATATGTAAAAACACACATAGTTAAGACCAGGAGGCTACAAGTCAGCCCAGTGGAAAAAGATACTGGTTACTTTAAGTCACATATTAAAACGAAGTAAAGGACTTATAAATAGTTGATGAATCATAAACCGTTTCATGAAAGTGGATGGAAGAGTTTAGTAATAAGGCAAATGTGTTTGCCATCATTAGTCATACTTTCAAATCAGTTACAGTGTGTGctgttgcacattttttttaaagtttcagtAAATCATGACCAACatcttaaaaacagtttatgaGAAAATATTTTCACACAATTTTGAACACTTGAAGTCAAGTTAATGAGTCTTGTAATATTTAAAAGGAAACAGAAAAGCTACTGATgattaaatgattaaattaaaaactgGATCCTGTAGATGATGGGAActttttagaaaaacaacaagtaCAAAAAAAGCAATTTGAGGTTGCTTCAAAAAGTTTGGGTAATTTTGAACTTGCACATGTGATATCCGTGTAAGCGTTAAGTGTGATGTGCCACTTACAAAACTTGTGGTTACAACACTTTTATGCAAATATGGTGTGATGAAAACCATACTTACACGAACAGACCTTCGGGTCCCCTTGTTTTCCCACTGGTAGAGAATCTGGTATTTTAGGGGGAATATTACCATGTTGGTCCAAGTAGGTGGAGGAGCCCACTCAACCAACAACTTTCTGTTGTTAGTAGGGGAAACCCGGACATCAACGGGAGGATCTGGTTTCACTGAACACAtagaacagatttttttttttttaattttattgcttttttgtttgtttgtttagataAAAACAGGAATTGGGTTATGAAGCTAAGTGAAGTTTGATCACATTCGGTGTAATTTCATTTCTCACCTATATCCTCCAGCATGAAGTTTGTTAGATGGGAGCTGCTTCTCCCAGAATGAACTGCTGTGATGTTGATGATGTAGTCAGTAAGAAGCTTCAGGTTGGGCAGCTGGCAGATccagaactgaaaaaaaaaagaaagagaaagagacgaTGAAAGAAAACTTTGGGGAATTCACAAAATGACAAgcacttgagatgatcagaatTAGTAATCAACGACAGATCACAAATTACTGAGACCCTGGTTTCCTCAGACTCACAAGATAAACTTGAAAtgattcaaaaaaagaaaagaaaagaaaagaaaagaaaagaaaagaaaagaaaagaaaagaaaagaaacaggatTTTCCAAAACTCAGCCTGTCCCGTCAGGTTTGTGGATCATTCcagtacagtatatatatatatatatacatatatatatatatatatatatatatatatatatatatatatatatatatatatacatatatatacatacagtaCAACTTATCTAAATGAGTTAAATTTTGTTGCATGAATTCTGGAAACCAcctcttctcctttctcttGGCTGCTCGCAAACCTAAGGGTTAATGTCACCCCATGACTGAAAATTCCCTCCACACTATGCATGATGCATGATTTCAGTCTCAGGATCCAGGGAATTTTGCTCATAACAGACAAGAATATATCCAAAAATTCCTAGAAGCAGAGCCAATATCAGATGATCTCTTAATGTTATAAACTGGTACCTGCTCAGAGGATGAAGAGCCAGGTGGAAGGAGATGGCATTCCTCGGTGCTTGCCTGATTATGTCTCTCACTggtaaacacaaacatttacacataaacacatttaagaaaaaaaaggctatTTAATGACACTTGTTAAGCAGAGTGTCTTCTACAAAAAAGGGGTCAGTGGTTTGGGTCAGCACCCACTAAAACTATTCACAGACTTACCTGTATGTGGCAATGTAATGTGTGGTAGGGAAGTGGGGTGGTTTAGGCCAGGTGCACAGGGTCACATTCGGATAGCTCGAACACCGGCAGTGCACCTTGGGAGCGGAGAGGGGATCTGGAAGGGAAAAGCTGGATTTAGTCACTGAGtacaaaacataaacactgatagaaatacagaataaagaaaaatacaaaatttaatATCTGTATCTGTGTCACTTTGAGAATAATATTATaacataaaatgaaagaaagaaagaataagtGGAAGTGGGAAACATGTAGTCAAGATCAGACTAGCACTCACTCTGTGATGTTCCAGTTCCTCTCAGCAGGTCCACTGCTTGACTTTCAAGAATGCTAATTAGTAGAATCACAGTgacatagccaccaccaaacactGCAGCCCTCATTGCTTCAGAGGAGGGATTATTCACCAAGAGCAGTTTTTCAAAGTAGTTTTAGAAATGTTACAGTCAACTCCCAAACCCGGGTCCAAGTTAAATACTACTCTCTTCTGTTATTCCCTTGTCCTTTGCCCTTCTCCTTGCAGATCTGCACctgtctttgtgtcaaagtacaGCGATAACAAGCTGCTTCACAGTCTCGCCTCCCCTGTGTATTTGAGCGCCTCACAGCTGATCACGGTATAAAAGCCAAAGAGGTCATTGCGAAAGAGGAACAGTCTTGGTCTGGTGGAGCACAGGAAATTCCTTATAAGAACTGAACAGTTATGAATTACTGCATCCTGAGTAAGGTTTCCCTACGTCATGAAAGAgaatttttttaagttgttaCTTCTTTAATGGTGCATTTATGGCACAAACGAAATTACTGGTCTCCAGGAGCCTCACAGGGCACGTGGATTTACAAATATGCAAATAAGCTTATCAGTAAAGACAAAATCAGCAAAGCCAAAAAAGTCCCTACTTCATATCAACTGTCAGTGCTCTCTGGTACTCTCCTCAGCTCATGGTGTCTTGACTGCCATCTAGTGCACAAATTAAGAATCAGCAGGTACAGGTTTAAATCATTCTGTATATACAGTGGTGGGTTATCACTCGGGCAATAAAGTCATACTTCAGCAGAGGTATAACCCCCCTCTAGTGTCCAGTTTTATGTCATCTGCGCATTCACAGTCCAAGCTCTCAGACATTTTCTCGAtt
Above is a window of Oreochromis niloticus isolate F11D_XX linkage group LG19, O_niloticus_UMD_NMBU, whole genome shotgun sequence DNA encoding:
- the odf3l2a gene encoding outer dense fiber protein 3-like protein 2a, whose product is MEEAEKKRPIISARERGPGPGRYSLPPTVGYVNHDFTKPRSAAYTFHSRMSSAMVSVDSSPGPRYHVGSKVTRFGCMETPSYSILGRGGSTGSKGDLFQTPGPGAYSPEKAPPLNGHRRPPSHVIGARTRYRSVDAVPAPNSYSLPNLLGHHIPHKPSSASYSFSARRKVGAPSEDLATTPGPGKYNSTNPDIYRQRHPSFTMQGRTKRPDYSSAIPGPGAYSPERFHLHLPRPPSFPLGIRHSEFVTPLVVNVTD
- the ebi3 gene encoding interleukin-27 subunit beta; the encoded protein is MRAAVFGGGYVTVILLISILESQAVDLLRGTGTSQNPLSAPKVHCRCSSYPNVTLCTWPKPPHFPTTHYIATYSERHNQASTEECHLLPPGSSSSEQFWICQLPNLKLLTDYIINITAVHSGRSSSHLTNFMLEDIVKPDPPVDVRVSPTNNRKLLVEWAPPPTWTNMVIFPLKYQILYQWENKGTRRSVRLGPYENTKVELKGLPAGRPYLFQVCARELLGLGKCSDWSIPVKITIPRKRL